Proteins from a single region of Bacteroidota bacterium:
- a CDS encoding nucleotidyltransferase domain-containing protein, giving the protein MIDSSKILFYLTSNKKRLEKEYHLVKIGIFGSIAREEQNEQSDIDIIVEFENDTQDLFTLKQRLKEEIQKKFNLPVDICREKYIKPIFRQQILSETKYA; this is encoded by the coding sequence ATGATTGACTCAAGTAAAATACTTTTCTATCTGACTTCAAATAAAAAAAGACTGGAGAAAGAATATCATTTAGTTAAAATTGGGATTTTTGGATCCATAGCAAGAGAAGAACAAAATGAACAAAGTGACATTGATATAATTGTTGAATTTGAGAATGATACACAAGACCTGTTTACGCTTAAACAAAGACTTAAAGAAGAAATTCAAAAAAAATTCAATTTACCAGTAGATATTTGTCGCGAAAAATACATAAAACCAATTTTCAGACAACAAATCCTCTCAGAAACAAAATATGCCTAA
- a CDS encoding nucleotidyltransferase translates to MPKPSHKDFSCILNMLESIQKILDYSGKFENADDLYNDTKSFDATMMNFVIIGEMVEKLSSNFIAETENKIDWFKIKSLRNIVAHNYFGIDAEEVWQIIKNHLSDFKKKLERTVE, encoded by the coding sequence ATGCCTAAACCTTCACATAAAGACTTTAGTTGTATCTTAAATATGCTTGAATCAATTCAAAAGATTTTGGATTATTCAGGAAAATTTGAAAATGCTGATGATTTATACAATGACACAAAATCATTCGATGCTACAATGATGAACTTCGTTATAATTGGAGAAATGGTAGAAAAACTATCATCGAACTTTATTGCTGAGACTGAAAATAAAATTGACTGGTTCAAGATTAAAAGTTTACGAAATATTGTCGCTCATAATTATTTTGGAATTGATGCAGAGGAAGTTTGGCAAATCATAAAAAATCATTTATCTGATTTCAAAAAAAAATTAGAGAGAACAGTTGAATAA